The following proteins are co-located in the Phragmites australis chromosome 10, lpPhrAust1.1, whole genome shotgun sequence genome:
- the LOC133930420 gene encoding U-box domain-containing protein 35-like isoform X2 → MADAAAAQKDDHTGGSTCEIEELEQEERGVSSTDAHGEASGAKADDVYVAVGKGGSSAAALSWALRRLTKSWSFVYLVHVFPVVTSIPTPLGMMSKSQASPEQIETYLNQERSKRREMLQKFLDQCRKFQVNVDVYLIESDQIANAIIELIPVLHIKQLVLGVSKSNVRNAGS, encoded by the exons ATGGCCGACGCGGCGGCAGCCCAGAAGGATGACCATACCGGCGGCAGCACGTGTGAGATAGAGGAGTTGGAGCAGGAGGAGCGGGGAGTCTCCTCCACCGACGCGCATGGCGAGGCCTCCGGCGCCAAGGCGGACGACGTGTACGTGGCGGTCGGCAAGGGCGGGTCCAGCGCGGCGGCGCTGTCGTGGGCGCTGCGGCGCCTCACCAAGTCCTGGAGCTTCGTCTACCTCGTGCACGTCTTCCCCGTGGTCACCAGCATCCCCACCCCAT TAGGAATGATGTCGAAGAGCCAAGCGAGCCCAGAGCAGATAGAAACTTACTTGAACCAAGAGAGATCTAAAAGACGAGAGATGCTGCAGAAGTTCCTGGACCAGTGCCGCAAATTTCAG GTTAATGTCGATGTGTACCTCATCGAGAGCGATCAAATTGCTAACGCGATCATCGAACTTATTCCTGTCCTGCACATAAAACAGCTCGTATTGGGTGTTTCAAAGTCCAATGTGCG AAACGCAGGAAGTTGA
- the LOC133930420 gene encoding U-box domain-containing protein 35-like isoform X1, with protein sequence MADAAAAQKDDHTGGSTCEIEELEQEERGVSSTDAHGEASGAKADDVYVAVGKGGSSAAALSWALRRLTKSWSFVYLVHVFPVVTSIPTPLGMMSKSQASPEQIETYLNQERSKRREMLQKFLDQCRKFQVNVDVYLIESDQIANAIIELIPVLHIKQLVLGVSKSNVRKLKRGSTIAGQVQKSAPLYCEVKIICDGKEVTTVTTADPTPPLSPSPANNSSKSNNPTPPSSRPNHDKATANDDKMDSEPRERKKITKFFRCFSL encoded by the exons ATGGCCGACGCGGCGGCAGCCCAGAAGGATGACCATACCGGCGGCAGCACGTGTGAGATAGAGGAGTTGGAGCAGGAGGAGCGGGGAGTCTCCTCCACCGACGCGCATGGCGAGGCCTCCGGCGCCAAGGCGGACGACGTGTACGTGGCGGTCGGCAAGGGCGGGTCCAGCGCGGCGGCGCTGTCGTGGGCGCTGCGGCGCCTCACCAAGTCCTGGAGCTTCGTCTACCTCGTGCACGTCTTCCCCGTGGTCACCAGCATCCCCACCCCAT TAGGAATGATGTCGAAGAGCCAAGCGAGCCCAGAGCAGATAGAAACTTACTTGAACCAAGAGAGATCTAAAAGACGAGAGATGCTGCAGAAGTTCCTGGACCAGTGCCGCAAATTTCAG GTTAATGTCGATGTGTACCTCATCGAGAGCGATCAAATTGCTAACGCGATCATCGAACTTATTCCTGTCCTGCACATAAAACAGCTCGTATTGGGTGTTTCAAAGTCCAATGTGCG GAAGTTGAAGAGAGGAAGCACAATAGCAGGACAGGTACAGAAGAGCGCACCTCTCTACTGCGAAGTCAAGATTATCTGCGATGGCAAAGAAGTGACAACGGTGACAACTGCTGATCCAACACCACCACTGTCACCTTCTCCTGCAAATAACAGCAGCAAGTCCAACAACCCGACACCACCATCTTCTAGACCTAATCATGATAAAGCAACTGCAAATGATGACAAAATGGACAGTGAAcccagagaaagaaagaaaatcacAAAGTTTTTTAGATGCTTCTCATTATGA
- the LOC133930420 gene encoding U-box domain-containing protein 35-like isoform X3: MADAAAAQKDDHTGGSTCEIEELEQEERGVSSTDAHGEASGAKADDVYVAVGKGGSSAAALSWALRRLTKSWSFVYLVHVFPVVTSIPTPLGMMSKSQASPEQIETYLNQERSKRREMLQKFLDQCRKFQVNVDVYLIESDQIANAIIELIPVLHIKQLVLGVSKSNVR; encoded by the exons ATGGCCGACGCGGCGGCAGCCCAGAAGGATGACCATACCGGCGGCAGCACGTGTGAGATAGAGGAGTTGGAGCAGGAGGAGCGGGGAGTCTCCTCCACCGACGCGCATGGCGAGGCCTCCGGCGCCAAGGCGGACGACGTGTACGTGGCGGTCGGCAAGGGCGGGTCCAGCGCGGCGGCGCTGTCGTGGGCGCTGCGGCGCCTCACCAAGTCCTGGAGCTTCGTCTACCTCGTGCACGTCTTCCCCGTGGTCACCAGCATCCCCACCCCAT TAGGAATGATGTCGAAGAGCCAAGCGAGCCCAGAGCAGATAGAAACTTACTTGAACCAAGAGAGATCTAAAAGACGAGAGATGCTGCAGAAGTTCCTGGACCAGTGCCGCAAATTTCAG GTTAATGTCGATGTGTACCTCATCGAGAGCGATCAAATTGCTAACGCGATCATCGAACTTATTCCTGTCCTGCACATAAAACAGCTCGTATTGGGTGTTTCAAAGTCCAATGTGCG TTGA